AAGAAAAATTACCATGTTTATACCGGAAAGCTACAGGGAAGAAGTTTTTGAGCTGTTCAGGGAAATAGACAAAGTTCTGGGCAGCTTTATAAAGGGCTACATCCTGGTGGCAGCCATGGTAGGAGGCCTTTCTGCAATTGCCATGGCCGTGTTGGGGGTTGAATTTGCCTTGATGCTGGGTCTTTTTGCCGGCCTGACCGAGTTAATCCCCTATTTCGGCCCGGTGATCGGGGCCGTGCCCGCCGTAGGGCTGGCCGCCCTGAAATCGAAGTGGCTAGCGGTTAAGGTGGCAATTGCCTTTTTCGTCATTCACCAGCTTGAAGGAAACATAATTTCCCCCAAAATACTGGGGAACAAGGTCGGCCTGCACCCGCTTGTTATTATCTTCAGCCTGCTGGCGGGGGAAAAGCTGTACGGCCTGACCGGAATGCTGCTGGCCGTCCCGGCGGCAGCCGTTTTCCGGGTGGTTTTAAACTATGCTTGCCGGAAAATCGTTTTCCGGCCTTAATACACTAAAATCCGTCATTCTTGACACCGCACAGGTATATTTTGTATAATTAAGGCGCAAAAGGCAGGGAAAAAAGACCCCTTTCCTTCCCTTAAAGGCATTTTTTTGGGGGAAAGGGCTTTTTTTAGTTGCTTCTTTTTTGGGAGGTATTCATTTGGATGACCGGCAATGAAATCAGGGAGAGTTATTTAAAGTTTTTTGAAAAAAAAGGGCACAAAATTTTACCCAGCGCTTCCCTAATCCCTTTAAACGACCCCAGCATCCTGTGGACGGCAGCCGGTATGGTACCATTCAAGCCGTTTTTTACCGGCGCAGCCAAGCCGGAATATACCAGGGTGACAACCTGCCAGAAGTGCATCCGTACCCCGGATATTGAGTCGGTCGGGAAGACCGCCCGGCATCACACCTTTTTTGAAATGCTTGGAAATTTTTCTTTCGGTGACTACTTTAAAGAAAGCGCAATTCCCTGGGCCTGGGAATTTGTCACCGAGCACCTGCGCCTGCCGGCAGACAAGCTGTGGATTTCGATCTTTCTGGATGACGACGAGGCCTTCGAAATTTGGAACAAAACGGTAGGCGTGCCGGCCGGGCGCATCGTCAGGATGGGCAAGGATACCAACTTTTGGGAGATAGGTGTCGGTCCGTGCGGTCCATGCTCGGAAATTTACGTCGATTTGGGCGCAGAAAGGGGCTGCGGTTCACCGGAGTGCAAGGTGGGCTGTGACTGTGACCGTTTCCTGGAAATATGGAACCTGGTCTTCATTCAATTTTTCAAGGATGAAGAGGGCAACTATACACCGCTTACCAGCAAGGGAATTGATACCGGCTTTGGCCTGGAAAGGGTGGCGTCGGTTATGCAAGGCGTACCTACAAATTTCGACACCGACCTTTTTAGAGAAATAATGGATTTCACCGCCGGTCTTTTCGGACTCAAATACGGCGTTGACGGCAGGGTGGATGTAGCCTTGAAGGTCATTGCCGACCACTGCAGGGCAATAACCTTTGCAGTTGCCGACGGGGCCCTCCCTTCAAACGAGGGCAGGGGTTACGTAATCAGGCGCCTGTTGAGGCGGGCGGTCCGCTTCGGCAGGCTGCTGGGCATAGAGGATCCCTTCTTGCATGAAGTATCCGGAGCCGTTGTCCGCCAGATGGGCAGAGTTTATCCGGAACTGGTTACCCAGCGGGAGCACGTTTTCAGAGTGATTCGCAGAGAGGAGGAGCGCTTTGGCGAGACTCTGGCCCAGGGCACCGAGATGCTTAACCGGCTAATTGCCGAGGCCAGGCAGGCGGGAAGTGCGGTTGTTTCCGGCGAGGATGCCTTCAGGCTGTACGATACTTACGGCTTTCCCCTGGAACTGACCCAGGAGATGGCCGGAGAGCAGGGCCTGACGGTCGATACGGACGGTTTCGGCAGGGCGATGGAGGAGCAGCGGCAGCGGGCCAGAAGCGCCAGGCAGGAGACGGATTACATTTCCGGACGCGATGCCATGTTTAAGAAGATGCGCGAAGAAGTGGGAGAAACCGTTTTTGTGGGCTATGATGCTCTGGAAGCCACAGGCCGCGTATTAAGAATTGTGCAGGGCGGAAAAAGACTGGAGTCGGCACAGGCCGGGGAAGAAGTGGAATTTATTCTCGATGTTACCCCGTTTTATGCCGAATCGGGCGGCCAGGTAAGCGACCGCGGGAAAGTTACGGCGGCTGACCTTGAAGTGGAGATACATGAAGTGACGAAGCCGGTGGAAATCTTTTCGTCCACAGGGGAAAGGTTGTAGCCGGCATTCTCAAGGAGCACGACACGGTGACGGCCAGGGTGGACCCGGCAAGAAGGGCGGCGACCTGCCGCAACCATTCCGCCACCCACCTTCTGCATAAGGCTTTGAAAGAAGTGCTGGGCGGCCATGTAAATCAGGCCGGTTCGCTGGTGGAGCCGGAGCGGCTGCGCTTTGACTTTACCCATTATGCTGCGGCTACCCCCGAGGAACTGCAAAAGGTAGAGGAACTGGTGAACAGGATGGTGCTTTCCGCCCTGCCGGTGGAGGCGTTTGAAACTTCCCTTGCCGAGGCGCGGAAGATGGGAGCGGCGGCCCTTTTCGGGGAAAAGTACGGGGAACGGGTCAGGGTTGTAAAAATGGGCGACTTCAGCCTGGAACTGTGCGGCGGGACCCACCTGCGGAACACCGCGGAAGTCGGCCTGTTCAAGCTGCTGGGTGAAAGCAGCGTGGGCGCCGGACTCAGGCGGATAGAGGCGGTCACCGGGGAAGGGGCGCTTAGCTACGTCAAGGCCAAAGAGGAACAACTGGCCGAAATAGCCAGGCTGGTCAAGGCCGCGCCACACGAGGCGGTTCGCCGGGTGGAGGGCCTGCTGCAGACTGTCAGGGACCTGGAAGCAGAAAACGAGGCGCTGCAGGCCAGGCTTGCCAGGTATCAGGTGCAGGACTTAATGGACCGGCTCAGGGAGGTTAAGGGCGTAAAAGTGCTGGCCGGCCAGGCTGCCGCCCCCGATATGGACAGCCTAAGGGGCATGGTGGACCTTCTGCGGGACCGGGTCGGATCCGGCGTAATAGTCCTGGGCAGCGCCGGGGAAAACAGGGTAAACCTGGTGGCGGCCGTAACAAAAGATCTGGTGGAGAAAGGCCTTCATGCCGGTAAGCTGGTCAAAGAACTGGCCCCCGTGGTCGGCGGCGGAGGCGGCGGGCGGCCCGAGATGGCCCAGGCCGGAGGCAAAGACCCCTCCCGTCTAAAAGAAGCTCTGGAAAAAACCTATAAGGCTGTAGAAAGCCAGTTAAAATAAATATTTTTGTTTCAGAAGCGCTTTATTCTGCGGTTTTTAGGATAAACCCTGTTCAGTTGCAATTGCCGGCGATGTACCGGTTTATTAAGATTTAACCCGGCCTGGCGGTGCGTCAGCCGGGTTTGCTTTTTATAGCGGACATATTATACAATTTAAGGAAATAATATTACTATGAAAATGTTACGGGCCAAAGACATCAATGTCAATGATCATGGCTACCTCTTCGCAATTGGGGAACTTCGGGCAATTAACGCATTCCTTCCAGACTTTTTGCGGCAGCGACTCCTTCGGCACCACCCTGAAGCCGCATTTTTCGAAGAACTCCTGCTGGTAGGTCAGCGCAAACACCCGGGGTAGGGCCAGTTCCCGCGCTTCTTCAATAAACATTTTAACCAGGCCGCTGCCTATGCCCTGCCTGGCATATGCCGGGTCAACGGCCAGCGCCCTGATTTCGGCTAGGTCCTCCCAGATAATGTGCAGTGAGCCTGCCCCTACCACCCGGCCCCGGTCCTCGGCGATGGTGAATTCACGGAGACCTTCATAGAGCATGGTGCGCGGCCTTGCCAGCATTAGCCCTCTGTCGGCATAATAGGTGATCAGCGCGTGGATGGGCTCCACATCGGTAATTCTTGCTTTGCGGAATTTCATAGGGGGCATTTCACCTTTCTTTAAAAACTGATAACTATTATATATTACTTGGGCAGACCGCTCAATCACTTTTTCAAAAAGGGTTATTTTAGCACAAGAGGAAAATAGGCATTGCTGGAGAATATAAGCATTAATTGAAAGGAGGGCTGAAGATGTCTTGGGATGTTTCAGAAAAAACGATGATGTTCAAAGTGCAGGCTGAAGACGTCAACCAGGCCCGGGATATTTTGCTCCAGGTTTACGCCGCCTTAAAGGAAAAGGGCTACAATCCGATCAACCAGCTTGTGGGGTATCTTTTGTCCGGGGATCCGGCTTATATAACCAGCCACGGCAATGCCCGCAGCCTCATCAGGCGCCTGGAGAGGGACGAGTTGCTGGAGGAACTGGTTAAAAACTATCTCGGCCGGGAATAAACAGCTTGCGGAGGTTGAAAATTAATTGCAGTACAGGGTTCTTGGAAGAACCGGCATGAGGG
The window above is part of the Pelotomaculum thermopropionicum SI genome. Proteins encoded here:
- the AlaS gene encoding alanyl-tRNA synthetase; translation: MTARVDPARRAATCRNHSATHLLHKALKEVLGGHVNQAGSLVEPERLRFDFTHYAAATPEELQKVEELVNRMVLSALPVEAFETSLAEARKMGAAALFGEKYGERVRVVKMGDFSLELCGGTHLRNTAEVGLFKLLGESSVGAGLRRIEAVTGEGALSYVKAKEEQLAEIARLVKAAPHEAVRRVEGLLQTVRDLEAENEALQARLARYQVQDLMDRLREVKGVKVLAGQAAAPDMDSLRGMVDLLRDRVGSGVIVLGSAGENRVNLVAAVTKDLVEKGLHAGKLVKELAPVVGGGGGGRPEMAQAGGKDPSRLKEALEKTYKAVESQLK
- the AlaS gene encoding alanyl-tRNA synthetase, which produces MTGNEIRESYLKFFEKKGHKILPSASLIPLNDPSILWTAAGMVPFKPFFTGAAKPEYTRVTTCQKCIRTPDIESVGKTARHHTFFEMLGNFSFGDYFKESAIPWAWEFVTEHLRLPADKLWISIFLDDDEAFEIWNKTVGVPAGRIVRMGKDTNFWEIGVGPCGPCSEIYVDLGAERGCGSPECKVGCDCDRFLEIWNLVFIQFFKDEEGNYTPLTSKGIDTGFGLERVASVMQGVPTNFDTDLFREIMDFTAGLFGLKYGVDGRVDVALKVIADHCRAITFAVADGALPSNEGRGYVIRRLLRRAVRFGRLLGIEDPFLHEVSGAVVRQMGRVYPELVTQREHVFRVIRREEERFGETLAQGTEMLNRLIAEARQAGSAVVSGEDAFRLYDTYGFPLELTQEMAGEQGLTVDTDGFGRAMEEQRQRARSARQETDYISGRDAMFKKMREEVGETVFVGYDALEATGRVLRIVQGGKRLESAQAGEEVEFILDVTPFYAESGGQVSDRGKVTAADLEVEIHEVTKPVEIFSSTGERL
- the ArgA gene encoding N-acetylglutamate synthase and related acetyltransferases produces the protein MKFRKARITDVEPIHALITYYADRGLMLARPRTMLYEGLREFTIAEDRGRVVGAGSLHIIWEDLAEIRALAVDPAYARQGIGSGLVKMFIEEARELALPRVFALTYQQEFFEKCGFRVVPKESLPQKVWKECVNCPKFPNCEEVAMIIDIDVFGP